TTAATGATATTATTACTGACCTTCTCACAATCCTATATTTCCTTCAAATTACCAAAGTActattgattttcattttaccattcttataaaatatttttaactgcaacaaaatggagtAACATTATGAACACTAATGAGATTTGGGGTTCAAACTGATCattcttaaatttttcaaaaacaattccaaCCATTTTGGTCATGTCTAAATAATTGGGCTTTTTCCAACCAATCTCAAGTTCCAACTTAAATGGCTGAAATTCCAATCCAAGATTGACACCAATCCCAATCTCTTCAGTCTTATCCTACCATACCATTTTATGCAGTTTTTCATATACTTTTCATACACAATTTTTCTATGTGCACACAACTTTTGTTATACAGAGGAGACATCATTTTTTGTACCAATAACATTATACATCACTAACATTTTCACCAAAGGCAACATCAACCATAACATGACACAATAACCAACAAAGTCACCATGGCTAATCAATAGTAGCACACCAGTTTCTCCATTAACGATACCTTCTCCTGGATGTATATAAATACATCCGATCAATTTGCAAAATTTGGATTCCATCCTTGGTCAAAGCTCTATTTAGCCATTGAAGACTAGGCATGATAACATACATTCACATTCTTTACCATCAAAGCTAGtcataaaaaccaattaaagcCAGTCATGTCATTCTAGAccataaaaaccaattaaagcCCAATCATGCCATTCTAGACTATATAAGTTAACCATGTCATTCTAGGCCTAAACcataggctttttttttcttcatgcatacatttctctttaatttattttcgtACACATTACGCTCATCTTAAATTTGCTGACTTAGGTATCGGAGGATCCCCTATGCCAATAAGAGACTTGCTTTATAGAAAAGCTCGCGGTCAAGCCTAATCATACTGACAACCGAGGATTCAACCatggaaaattcaatttgtttctgaagttttttttagtttataaggAACCTTTTAGTTATAATGTACCTTTATTGGATATTGCACTAATGAGTTTGgatattaattttagtataatgaaaacaaaaaaaaaacataagaagtAAAAATGTCATATTTAATAAGAAGATGATGTATAAAGataatgaggaaaaagattTGGTAGGTATATACATGAAATAAAGACAACTGAGGCATTTAATATACATGAAGTACCGAGAGAGTATTatgtaaagaaataataatgacaaagaaaatattaatccacAGGTGGAGCCATAAATATTAGCAACGATTGTTTGAAGTTCTTATGAGAATATCAAGCTTCTACAATGTTTCTCACCATTATTGAATTATATTCTTCTAATAGAAAATGATTAGCTTAAAATTCTTGATAAAGCtatgcaaacaaaaaaatcaagtaaataaGAGTTATTCATGAATGATTAGATGAGttctttattaataaatcaGATATGAGAGCTAATCGAACTACTTGTAGAAAAGAAGGCTTTGCATATGAAATAGGTTTATAAAGTAAAGAAAGAACATGATGGAAGAAAATGCTATAAAATGAGATTAGTTGTGAAaggattttaataattaaaaaaaggtaattggttatatatatatatatatatatatatatatcttttctcTCGTAGTGAAGCTAACAACAATCAAACTAGTACTAGAATATAGTTACAAAAGATCTGTATCTTGAACAATTAGATGTGAAGATTGCTTTTCTTTATAAGGATTTGGAGGAAGATATACACATGAATTAATCAGAAgaattatctatatatatataaaaaaggataatCTAGCTTACAAACTGAAACTAAGTTTGTATGGCTTGAAATAAGCTCTCAGATAATGGTATAAGAagttcaacaattttatttccAACAATAGGTTCATAAGATTACAGGCAAACCATTGTTGCTATATAAAGAGTTTTGAAAACTCTTGTATCAtcctaataatatatatatatatatatatatatatatatatatatatatatatatatattattaggaTGATACAAGAGTTTTCAAAactctttatatatatgatatgtttattGCAGAATCTAGCATCGaggaaataaataaactaaagaaGCAGCTGTCAGAATTGCTTGAAATAAAGGATTTGGgatatacaaaacaaatcctTATTATAAGAATAATCAGGGATAAAATTAATTGTACCTTGAAGCTTTTACAGGATGAGTATGTGAAAAAGGTGcttcataaattcaacaaaaataaagttagtAAGCATTTTCTTGGCTATTTATTTTAGACTAAATAAGAAACAATCACCAAAgatagaaaaggaaaggaacTGCATGAGTAAGTTCCTTATGCTTCGACAATCAGAAATGTATGTTATGGTTTGTATAAGATCAGACATTGCATATATAATGGGTTATAAATAGATACATGAGTAATCCAGGTAAACAACATTGGTTATAAGACTAGTAAAATAGATTTTCACATATCTAAATGATTATTTAGAATGTTACTTTGTTTCACAAAGTTAGACATGAAGCTTCAAGGTTATATGGATCCTGGTTTGGTTGGTGACATTGATAGTAGAAAATTACTAGAGGGTTCGTGTATATTCTAGGTAGTATAGTTGTGTGTTGGGCTCAAATTAAGAGTGCACCATATGATAAAAAGATTGATATTGAGTTGAGTTAGGTGGAGTTTTCTCCTCATTATAATtcgtattttcttttttataagaaaaaccaGTAACTCCAAGAATCGATATACGTAGACAAATTATCGAACCACGTCAAAACCTTATGTTCTGTGTCTATGCATCATTAGCATTTTCCTAATACTTAGCACTTACTTGGGTATGTCCGTGCAAGGTGGTTAATGTGCTTATCACTTGTAGTTTTGGATTACTTGGAGATAAAGACTTAGAGTGACTATGAATCTCTGTAAAAGTTATTTTAGTTCTATGTTTTGTGGGTTGTCTAATGTTGATAACAATAACAAGAACAATTCTCAAATGACACATTACCAAGAGGTCtcctttcatttaatttatattttgtctttGTAATTGGTGGCAAGTAGATTAGGTTTGACTAAGGGTATCGTATCGGGTTAATAGTTCGATTCGAGCATATTCGAGTATGGCAGTTGGATTCGAGTGCATCCAATTATAACCTTTGAATTCAGAGGTTATAATCCTTGCTCGGCGATGCATGGTTAGTATGTCGATGAGGGACTAATAGTTGGTATGCAGGATGCATGGCTAGGCTGTTGAAGGGGACACAAAGTTTCTTCGGGAAACATGTGAccaataaacaaaaagatttttgattggtttctatttcaaatcaaatcatatgtagaattgaattcaattacacatatgatttaaatttaatttataataattttgtcAGCCCCGCAAATTGCAAGTAATTTGTGTTTGCAACAGGAATTACTTCGATGGTCAAGCCATCtggacttgaaaataaaaacaagaagagcCTAAAAATATTTGTAGGAGAAACAATTCTTCATCAGTTTACAAGGGCCTTGGAATTGCTTATGAAAAAACTATATCTTGGCCATATTCCCTTTGTTGTTGGTAGAAAAAACATCACTTTCATCACAAACAATGAAATCCAGTGCAACTATTCAGGAAGACGACGATGAAAATGGCGTCAATTCTTTAGTGTCtcttttgaatgaaaatttgGAAAGGGGTTTGTGTTATTAAAGgtgtttttgtaatattatttttaatgttaattctAAAAAGAATTACTGTAATTATATTtggaatttaaattaatatctcaaaagaatttcaaactaaagaattgatttaaatcttggaattgaattcaattccaaagattctaaataaacaaaaaattcaagcaaAAGACGAAATCTCAGAAAATGAGAGTTTTATTATTTGTGATTTGATTCCCTCTTTGTTTTGTTACTTGAATGAACATAGGTTGCAAAAGATTTTGGAGCCAACCCATCTTTTACATGCTTGCCTTCTCCATCCAGAGAGGGTCCTCGGGGTTGTAACAATGGAAGTGCTCCTGATAGTTTGTTAGAATGTATAGAGATACGAAGCGACTGTCTAATACTATCTATGCGTGCATGGACTGTGGCATTTACAAGGACTGTTACTACATGCTCGTGACTATCTAATTTGCTGAAATCTAAAAATCTTTTAGCACTTTCCCTTagaacttttttcttttgagttgtACATAGGAACCTGGATGAGCAGAAGCTTGTTTTGGTTGATTTGATGGGAAAACGGTGGTCAGAAAGATGTACATTTTGTTCTCTAGAAGTGAAACACCAATAGCTCCTGAAAACCAGGAGATCATGGATTTGGTGGACCTATCTATTCCTCCTCCCCCTTGGTTCACAGAGGAAGATCTTGCAACATATGGAGCCTTGTACCAGAATCTGGATTCCAAACGGCACTACAAGTTCCATACAGGTAAGTGCACATCGATAAAGGGAGTGCCGGTCTCTGCTAAATTGTCTGAATTGTTTGCACGTTAACCTCTGATAAGAGTTTGGCTTGAAAGGGTACTTTGTAGGTCCTTTGATGAAGATTTCAACATAACAGAACCAGTAATTAAAGTTCCAGCACTTCTGATCATGGATGACAAAGATTATGTCTTCAAAATTCCAAGTATGGAAGATTACATAAAGAGCAGGAAGGTCAAAGAGTTTGTTCCTGATCTGGACGTCATATATTTGCCTGAAGGAACCCGTTTTGTTCAGGAGCAATCACCGGACGAGGTGGATCAGCTCATACTCACTTTCCTTAATGCCAGTATTCGGTCATTAATATTTGTTGCGAAAGCTTCAGTTGGTTTTGATGCTGCAACTTTAGCGCATTGAAATCCAATTCTGATTCCTCTTTGTGTTTTGTTGAGTATGCAGAAGTGTATTAATGCAAGACCACTGCTCTCTGCCTCTTCTTTGTGGCATGTCCTGTATGTATTTGAGTATGTCAAGAAGTAAAATGTATCATTGAATTCGAATTCATCAGCATTTTGTGTGACAGTACTGCAGTATCTTGTCTCACCTTTATGTTTGACCAAGGTTCatgtgaattctttttttttttttttttgttatcgtGGGTATCTTGTTCAATTTActcgcacctcgactaatctcccgagaccttgaagttaacgactatataagctTCCAGTAGCTttgaggtttgtgggactcgaactagtgatctcGAGAGCAAACTtaaaacctgaccagttgagctatatCTCTGATAGGTTAATGTGAATTCTTGAAACATTTACCTGGAGGTCGAATGCATCACATGGGTTTCCAATAATTACAGTTTCATACTGTGGAAAGCTGAAGGATAGCACACAAATCTGCTATTCCTAAACTTCTCTGAAACTGGAATTTCCTTGATAAAAACTGGATATTATTAGCGACTGCTCGAGCTCAGAATGCCACACATATTGATTATTACCTTACCAACACAAGGAGATGAACACAGCACCTAAAAGAAGGTCCATTTGTCAAGAATGAGAGTTGATAGGTCCATTTGTCACCAGTCAGTACCTTCAGTAGATGGAAAATAAGGGCATACCTCTATGCCTGCGGACGATTTGGTAAACTCGCGTACATTTTTATAGTAGAGTGAGAAGGACTGTGCTGCATCTCACTGGTTCATTTCCCACCTTCATGGACTACTTTATTAGTACAGAAAGCTTCAGATCAGTCAACTCTCTCTCTCCGTCTCAATGGATCAGATACAACACAAGTACGTTAGCATAAGAGGAGTGAAGCTTCACATTGCAGAGATTGGAACTGGTTTAGATCGACTatcaccttttcttttgcttttgctttcaattttatttatttttaatttttagcaggTGAAAAAAATGTGTCTTTTTACGTGTAGGTTCTTTGATGGTGGTTTTCATACATGGTTTCCCAGAGATATGGTATTCATGGAGACACCAAATGATTGCTGTTGCTAATGGTGGATATCACGCAATCGCACCAGATTTAAGAGGTTATGGATTATCCGAGCACCATCCAGATCTtgaaaaggcatccttcgatgaCTTTGTGGAGGACACCATTGCTATCCTtgattattttcaaattgagaAGGTAGCGGTCTTACACTGTATCATTTTTAGCCTAGCTGTGGCTATGTATTATTTCTTGTTTCACTACCAAGTACCAACTGGTTAAGTATGTTTACGGTGTGCATTTGCAAATATTTAGCTTTGTTTGAAGTTAACCAAATTAAGTTGATCACAGGCCTTCTTGGTAGGAAAAGATTTTGGTTCCTGGCCTGTTTATCTCCTCTCTCTTCTCCATCCAACAAGAATTTCTGGAATAGTTTCATTGGGTGTGCCCTTCTTTCCTCCTAGGCCTCTACGATACAAGGACCTTCCTGAAGGTTTCTACATACACAGGTGGAAggtacatgattttttttgcttcattttCTTGTAGTGGAACTTTAGGCTTTCTTTGTAACATATCAAATCTAAGTAACCTTGTCATTTTGGAAGACGaagctttctctctctctcttttttaattggaaaagcGTTGAAATGATGTTAAAGATGTGCTATCATTCtgcatgtttttctttctaagaaTCCTGCTGCAAATGGATAATGTGTGCTTAAGTTTTTGGTCTGCTTTGTTATCATAGAATGTTAGGCGCTGTTGTTATAAAACTTCAATCGTCAAACAGAATCATCAAGATCCTTTACTTGATGTTCTTTTTGgctaaaaaaatgagttgattGGTTTATAAGTCCATCCCTGGTAGGAACCTGGGCGTGCCGAGGCCGATTTTAGCAGATTTGATGTTAAAACTGTGTGGAGGAACATCTACATTCTCTTTTCAAGAAATGAAATCCCTATAGCAGATAAAGATAAGGAGATTATGGATTTGGTGGATCCATCCACCCCTCTACCATCATGGTTAAGCAGTGAGGATCTTGCAATTTATGCAAAAGCATATGAAAAATCAGGATTTGATTCTCCAATGCGAGCCCCGTACAAGTAAGAATTTGTATTGAAATATCCAATAAACCCTCTTTGTCCAGTTGTTCTTTGAAACTTGAAGCAAGAAATTCACTTCAAATGATCTGAATGCAAGTAATTACCAATATAGCATGCTGTATCTGGGTCTTGCAGGGGACTGCGCAAAGAGTTCACCATCAGAAACCCAAAGGTTCAAGCCCCAGTGCTGCTAATTATGGGTGGGCAAGACTATTTCCTTAAATTCCCTGGGATTGAGGACTACTTAACAAGTGGGAAAGTAAGAGAACGTATGTCTGATCTAGAGATCAAGACCTTGCCAGAAGGAACCCATTTCGTCCAAGAGCAATTCCCTGACCAGGTAAACCAGCTAATCATCGACTTCCTCGAGAAACAAGTTCgatcaagttaattaaaataaagtcgTCTCCATATCATTGAGACAAGAAATGACTTGATAATTGTATGGTGTTATGTGCAGCATGGCTATCATAAAACAGTACACATACTAGTTACTCAAAAGTGGTAGAAATCTTTGGTTAATGTTCTCTCTTTTATATGTCAAATGCATAGGTGAACTTCCATTGAGACTTGAGAGAGCTGTAATTTGTTACGTAAAACTCAaagccagtttttttttttttttccaaaatgaaGTGAGAAATGTGTTATATTTCTCAATTTGTTCATACATTCGACTCGATTTAAATGGATGGAGCACCGGTCTTTTGAGCTATTACAGGAGAGGGGATGGAAATTCTACTAGTGTTGAAAGAAAGATTTCTTACTGGTCTGGAAAAGTGATCTACAATATGGCCATCAGTTAATATCTTTTAGCCTTCATTCCAATGATTTGACTGGTGATTTTTCGTTCTTGACTAATCAAAACGTTCTACCTATTGGGTTTCTTAAACACAAGCAGATGCATGCGTTGTTTTTCCCAGGATCTTTCTGAAAGATTTGCtatcaaatataatatgaaataaaacaacTTGCATCAGCAGACAAGAGTAAAGAACATTATAGTGATATTaagatttgataatttaaatctACATAGAATTTGAGGCAGCATAATGatgtaaattaaagaaaattaggcCACCTGGTTCAGaccaagagaaaagaaaacggTAACAAAATCTTGGATTACGATGGCCAAATCTTAGATGTCTCAAGATTTTGAGGCAGAACGTTTATCAAATGGAAATTGCTGATATTGACAcccaaatggaaaaaattatcaaactctCAACTTGCTACAAATGGCAATGGCCTTTCTTAATGTGTTACGTGCACCattatacattatatttttctgTTGTGTATTCATGGAATCCCCTTTGCCTTCCCCACAAATCCCTGGTATATCTGTCACCAGCTTTCCGAAAACTGGCAATACTTGGCTTAAGGCCCTTACTTTTGTCATTGTTACACGATCCCGTTACAGCCCTTTGTGCCACATGAATGTATTCCTTTCTTGGAATATGACCTTGCCGAAAATCCAACTAATCGACACTCGGCAATCCCATTGGTATCTACTCATGTTCCTTACTGTTTCTTACCAGAATCTATTATTTCTTCTGCTTGCAAAATTATCATGCAAAGGATGCGTTTGATTCTCTATGGTTCTTCATAGCCAGGCAGATAAGATGCAAAAATGCTGAACCTCTGCCTCTGGAAGAcgctttatatttatttgcaaTGGACTTGCAAACTATGGACCATATTGGGACCACGTTTTAGGGTATTGGAGAGCGAGCTTAGAGTCTCCTGAGAAGACATTGTTCTTGACGTATGaggaaaggaagaaagacaCCACTGCTTATGTTAAGAACTTAGCGGAGTTCATGGGTTGTTCTTTCACcttagaggaagaggaggaagggGAGGTGCAGAAGATAATGAATGTGTAGTTTTGAGAAGTTGAGAAATTTGGATGTGAATAAAAATGGAGTACACTGTAAAGACACACCATTGGCTATTCAAAATAATGTATGCCTTAGGAAAGGTGAGATAGGTGATTGGGCAAATCATTTGACAGCTGAGATGGGAGCATGTCTGGATAACATAATGGAGCAGAGGTTGTAGGGTTCAGGCTTGAAGCTGCCCAAGTGATTGCGCCTGCTTTCCCATTGGCTTGTGATCATTGCCACAGAGGGTTCATAACAAGCTGTTGTCCACATCTCGTGAAATGGAAACTATTTATCCCAATAAACATCTACTCTGTccatctcataactcaatccCTAGCCAGTATTCCCATCTTGTGAATCATTTGTGACTTTCATTTCTTTGCATGCCTATACTTTTAGTTTTCTTGATCACCAATGTCTACTTTTCCATGGACCAAAGCCTCATTCCTTGTTCCTCAAGTCACTGTACAACAAGACAAGCCCTCCTTTTGAAGTCCCCGTTGGATGAAATTGTATCCGGCAGCGGCACCTCTTATTAGCTTGTAGTCATCTATCGAAGAATCACAGCCGAGTCCATAAAAGCAAGGACCATATTTGGTCTCTTCATCATACTCGAGACTTCGCAAACTACGGTTCTCTAGTTCTTATACGATTATATAAAGCTAGGTCACCATCGCCAATCTCTATTCATATCAATCCATCACAAGACCCTACAATAATCTTCGATCCATCAACAAATCGGGTTGTACTGTATTTCAAATGTGGCAAATCAAGCGTTATACTACTACGATAAGAGTCTTGGGGAGGCTGTTTTTTGTACATGATTGTTGGAGGTGAAATCTAGCAAGCCTGGGAGTCGATAACAAAGAGTGCCACAGCTTGGAGACACGTGCTGCAGATTTGGCAGGGAGTCTTGGGAACATTTCTACAAGGATGTCTTGTGGAAGATCTGCCATTTTTCCTGGTGTTATGCGGCAATCAATTGTGAGCTCGAGCAATGTCAACcaagttttatatgttttcttcgatacttcattataaataaatgatt
The DNA window shown above is from Populus trichocarpa isolate Nisqually-1 chromosome 4, P.trichocarpa_v4.1, whole genome shotgun sequence and carries:
- the LOC18097466 gene encoding uncharacterized protein LOC18097466 encodes the protein MDQIQHKYVSIRGVKLHIAEIGTGSLMVVFIHGFPEIWYSWRHQMIAVANGGYHAIAPDLRGYGLSEHHPDLEKASFDDFVEDTIAILDYFQIEKAFLVGKDFGSWPVYLLSLLHPTRISGIVSLGVPFFPPRPLRYKDLPEGFYIHRWKEPGRAEADFSRFDVKTVWRNIYILFSRNEIPIADKDKEIMDLVDPSTPLPSWLSSEDLAIYAKAYEKSGFDSPMRAPYKGLRKEFTIRNPKVQAPVLLIMGGQDYFLKFPGIEDYLTSGKVRERMSDLEIKTLPEGTHFVQEQFPDQVNQLIIDFLEKQVRSS